acaaaaaaaatctatgaaaaaaagattcgtgaaaaaaatttgttgtgaaacattttttttaaaaaaagattgagtgaaacattttttttaaaaaaaattgagaaacatttttctgaaaattattggtgaaaaaaaatcagtagaaaaaaatatgggatgaaaaaaatttagtttaaaaaacaatttctgaaaaaatattttttttttgttgttggtttctTGTAAATTTTGAACGATTTTTGTAGATTTGTAGTAAAATTTATACCGTTTTTAGAGATTtacccattttttttatttaaaatttttgtgaaatcatcgttttttttaatgaatttatatgtatatttttaataatctaTTGATGTGACTTAAAAATACGAgatttacaataaatggcgtatcttttgaaggcggtttttgttttcaactgacaacttttctatagaaaaaattgctcagagtctgacaacttttctatagaaaaaattgctcagagtctgacaacttttctatagaaaaaattgctcagagtctgacaacttttctatagaaaaaattgcttcagagtctgacaacttttttatagaaaaagttgctcagagtctgacaacttctttatagaaaaagttgctcagagtctgacaacttctttatagaaaaagttgctcagagtctgacaacttctttatagaaaaagtggctcagagtctgacaattttttttatagaaaaagttgcgcAGAgtctgacaattttttttatagaaaaagttgcgcAGAgtctgacaattttttttatagaaaaagttgcgcagagtctgacaacttttttatagaaaaactcagAGTCTGCGcaactttttttatagaaaaagttgtcagactctgcgcaactttttttattagaaaagttgCTTACAGAGtctgaaaacttttctatagagaaaaagttgctcagagtctgaaaacttttctatagagaaaaagttgctcagagtctgacaacttttctatagagaaaaagttgctcagagtctgacaacttttctatagagaaaaagttgctcagagtctgaaaacttttctatagagaaaaagttgctcagagtctgaaaacttttctatagagaaaaagttgctcagagtctgacaacttttctatagaaaaaattgctcagagtctgacagcttttctatagaaaaaattgctcagaatctgacagcttttctatagaaaaagttgctctgacaacttttctatagaaaaagttgctcagagtctgacaacttttctatagaaaaagttgcaacTTCTCTAAAAAGTATaacagatatacatacatacatatgtatgcgaCTTATACAACAGAAAGTTTTCTCATATCTCAACCCTTAATATAGCGATTTTGGataatttcaaaatcattaaacaaataagcaaaaaagttatgtaaaacCTATGAAATCAGCAATGCAAAGGGCAGACGGACAAGAGTAAAACGATTTACATAAGAACAAACAACCAGAATACCCGAATTTATGTACATGTAtaatgaagattattgtaaattccattttaaagaacaaaaaactTACGTATATTTGGATACAATTGACCACCAGCACTGTCGGCCACATTCCAACCCATGGCACCACCTTGACCCTCCGGTGGACTAGCTGGACTAACCGGCTGGGTGGGAGCCATTGAAGGATCATCTGTGGGCTGCTGCGGTACCACCTGAGCTGGTACGTCCGTATAAGGTGCCGGTGGTTTAAACGAAGCCAACGGTATGGTGCCCAAGGTAATAGGAATATTACCCGACAGATTGCGATGTGGTCCACTGACATCGCATTCAATATGCAAATCATAATCCAATGCAATAACGCCACAATTTACCAGATTTGTGGGTGGCAGTGCTGGTATTTCCAATTGCTGGGAGAATGTACGTGATTCTCCACCCGCTACCGGGCCAATACTTAGCTCGGCTATGGTGATTTTCGACTCCTTTTTCTCCGCTCTCGGTTGGGTGGTGTTGAACGTTACACGTTTGCGCAACACAAATTTAACGGCAGTTATGCCCACATTACTGGCATTATCACATTCACAGGTTATGGGTATTATTTGTCCCGAAACATAACCCGTAACGGGTATAGAGGTTATCACCGACAATGGGCCCGACTTGCAACAGAAACAACAGAATGATTTCTCCAATTCCAATTTGAAGGGTTCCTTAACACGAGGATTGAGATTCAAGTCAACGGGTGAAATAACCGTAAATGCCATTTTCATATCCTGATCAAATTTCCAGGGTCTATCGAGGGTAACCTTAATTGTGTAGCGTACATGACCAAATTCACCCTCAAAGGAAGAGGGTAAAGTGGGGGGCAAAGCACAAGTAAATGGATAAGTATGAGTACCAGCGGGTAACTCGATTTCAGCACCTTTttgacaaaataatttaaatctttttattttacttctgattttacatacattttttactcACTATTTTTTCCACCcaacaaataatattgtatttgaaaGTATTCCTCATGACCCTTAAACGTGGTGGTCTCATCTTCTTCACGTCCTTCGCTACTCGTTACTTTACGTGTTTCCGACCATTCTGTATTGGCTTCGCCCACAAAACGTATGATTATaccttgaaaaatttgacaatttgttgttcatcaattaaaattaacataGAGCTGCGAGGTTGGTTTGAGTACAACTCAGGGGttttattcatttgtttttttaaattttggaatgtGTGCAATGAGTTtggaatgtgtgtgtgtgtatagaTGAACTGTGCATTATTAGCAAGTatgaaatgtaattttaaatttaagcgaTATTAAAGCATGACATCATCGTATTCTACAAATTATAGTGGCAtgaatgtatttatatataatgcGAGTTTATTCATTATGTGAACTTTTTTCGGTCAATTGCTTGctggttgttttgtttttctcaatTTGATTTATGTGTTATTGATTTTAATCAAGTACTTTAAGCTTAAGGAAAACCCCttctactttttaaataaaatcaaacaaaaattaagaaaatatgtataaaagcataaataaattagtttaagttaatgcaaatatttaatagaaataataacTAATAGCATTGTTTCCAAATTtgaatttccattaaaaaaaattgctcagattttgaaatattttaaattcaataattggctgtttattaaaacttttgtatttattctgagaacttttctatagaaaaagttgctcagagtctgagaacttttctatagaaaaagttgctcagagtctgagaacttttctatagaaaaagttgctcagagtctgagaacttttctatagaaaaagttgctcagagtctgagaacttttctatagaaaaagttgctcagagtctgagaacttttctatagaaaaagttgctcagagtctgagaacttttctatagaaaaagttgctcagagtctgagaacttttctatagaaaaagttgctcagagtctgagaacttttctatagaaaaagttgctcagagtctgagaacttttctatagaaaaagttgctcagagtctgagaacttttctatagaaaaagttgctcagagtctgagaacttttctatagaaaaagttgctcagagtctgagaacttttctatagaagagtctgacaacttttctatagaaaaattgctcggagtctgacaacttttctatagaaaatgtttcttggagtctgagaaattttctttagaaaaaaagttgaTCAGAGTCTGAGAAAATGTTGCTCAAATTCTGACAATTTTGCTTCTGactacatttttatagaaaaagttgctccgACTTTTCCTACAGGCTTTGATTGCCATCAGTATTTTCTATTTGGAGTCTTGTTCCTAATCTCTGCCacatttgtgtaaaaacaaacaaaacatggAAAAATTCTTTTGCAGCCTTTGAGTTTGTTTTAGATAATTTTCCATCCAATTGCATTTGACTGCACACAAAACTGCAGTTCAACAACCCTGCATCATTACATTTACTGTGAACTAAACAAACCAGAAAACAGTCACTCTAAAAATGGAAAAGAACAACCAATGCGTTCAAACAAATCCACCCACTAAGAAAACAAACGCATCACTTGCAGTTGGAAAAACAACAGCAAGAAAAACCGAACAAGAGCAACAAAAAACACAAGAGAACAACAACACAACAAAACTATACgtattgaaaagaaaatttcttaactaaaaataaaacaagaaccGGCTTTTggcaaaaacagcaacaacaacaaaaacacaaaggcaacacaaatcaaaaaaaaatagaatgaggtctgtttttaaataaaaattcctctACATACTTcagttaaccaaaaaaaaaaaacaacaacagaaagctgacaaaaaaaaaacaaaaataaacaagtgGTGTTTGTTGGTATttaagcaggtttttatttttataaagagaGGGGGAGGGAGGTAGCAAAGTGGGTGGTGTTTTTTTGTGCTCTATggtaccaaaaatatacaaagacAACTTAAAACAAAGGGAAAAAGTTTGTAGctgtaaatagaaataaaataataaaaaaaacaatgttgcGTTTGatagatttttgacaactacTAAAGTAAATAGCAACAAAACAAAGTATGCatgttaaaactaaagaaaaatagtagagaaatctaataaaatgctaaaatatacaatactagcagacccggtgcgcttcgccaccccaattagaagaaagaaatagtactattaagtctccgtttgtgaatctaattgtaaatgtctaatttcatatttctgggtccattattatagaaaatgcaaaatgtgttccaaattttaaatttttatgtttattattataaaatattctaaaagtaccattgcaataaggaaatagtaccattgattatcacttttaaattcgcattcactaaaccataacccgtcaagtttgaattttagatttgtatatcatttcctatattatcaactaattttgtttctataatacttaagatttaataaattatcacaaaaccgaaaccgatcggtttttaattttttacaaccgaaaccgcggttttgaaattcttcgattttttggaaactctaggtccgttattataagaaattcaaaaaagtacctttagaatatataaaaagtactaaaaatcccccacttgtggtttcccactcactctggtccatataacctttatttcatgtttcaaagttcattggtgtagaaattacaaaaagtaccattcgaataaagaaaaagtaccaataagtcttccctagaattctaactcacttaggaccatgtagtatgcttaatttcatgattttaagtccattgctatagaaaattaaaaaaagtaccattagaataaacaaaaggtaccatgaggtatccgcttgaattttcaatcacttaggaccatatacgctcaatttcatatttctaggtccattatgttatagaaaattcaaaaagtaacattagaatatagaaaaagtaccaaaaagcacccacttgtagttgctcacccactcgggtccgtataacctttatttaatgtttctaggttcattggtgaagaaattacaaaaagtaccatttgaataaagaataagtaccaaaaagtctccccctagacttctcactcacttaggaccatatatgtttaatttcgtgtttctaagtccattgttatagaaaattcaaaaaagtaccattagaatatagaaaaagtactaaaaagtatacacttgtggttttccagtcactcgggttcatataagctttatttcatgattctaggttcattggtgaagaaattacaaaaagtaccattcgaataaagaaaaagtactaaaaagtggccccctagaattctaactcacttaggaccatgtatgcttaatttcatgtttttaagtccattgctatagaaaattaaaaaagtatcattagaataaacaaaatgtaccatgaagtatccgcttgaattttcaatcacttaggaccatatacgcttaatttcatatttctaggtccattatattatagaaaattcaaaaagtaccattagaatatagaaaaagtaccaaaaagcacccacttgtagtttcccactcactcggttccatataagctttatttcatgtttctaggttcattggcgaagaaattacaaaacgtaccaatcgaataaagaaaaaggaccacaaagtctccccatagaattctcacttacttaggaccatatatgcttaatttcatgtttctaagttcattgttatagaaaattcaaaaaaagtactattagaataaacaaaaagtaccaaaaagtctccccctagaattctcactcacttaggaccatatatgcttaacttcatatttctatgtccattattacaaaaaattcaaaaagtaccattcgaatatagaaaaagtaccaaaaagcagtcacttgtagattcccactcactccggtctaaatttcatgtttttaggttcattggtgaagaaattacaaaaagtaccattcgaataaagaaaaagtaccaaaaagtctccccctagaattctcactcacttaggaccatatatgtttaatttcatgtttctacgtccatagttatagaaaattcaaaaagtaccattagaataaagaaaaagtaccaaaaagtctccccctagaattctcactcacttatgaccatatatgcttaatttcatgtttctaagtccatagttatagaaaattcaaaaaagtaccattagaatatagaaaaagtaccaaaaaacccacacttgtggtttcccactcactcggtttatatataagctttatttcatgtttctaggttcattggtgaagaaattacaaaaagtaccattccaataaagaaaaagtaccaaaaagtctccccctagaattctcactcacttaggaccatatatgtttaatttcatgtttctaagtccattattatagaaatttcaaaaaagtaccattagatgaacaaaaaagtacctatagtacagttcacacattttggtacctaaatattatcccctattcctaacactaacttcactcaaatacatatcagctaactttaatgtcgataactgaaataatttaaattttaaaaaagtaccattaggagaaaagtaccaatttcccttttcttacttgaacacccctcaagtttgaaatttaaaaatattccattttgccaaaattgtttatgctacaggcatgtatcaaaatattaaaatctgtgttaatgtgcccaagaataaatatgctttaaaaaaagtaccaaactgtttacccggatttggcccaatatacaccttggtactcgagttccaaataacaccctgttagttaatttttgtatgaatccaggaaccaacgttaaaaaaaattatcaaaattggcttaataatttcaaatataatgtattttcccgattttatcccctttttggtaccttttttatccccattgaggtggtacaatttcatagaaataaatttctgtaacgtggtgggagctcataataaaatattcgtatgtctatgtcaaattatagaaaaacatattttatgaaaaagtaccaaaaattaacacaatttttatcccttaaaggttcgaatttccaaaaagtaccaaacttatattttttattttttgttaattaaagaatacgatttaaaatttgtttctatgtttattggtttaaaagatacatagggtgcaaaaaaagtaccaaaatacagtttttacccgttttctcccctaaaagtttcgaatttccaaaaagtacgaaacacctgtcagcttattttttaaatggagtaacatgctattttaagtttttttatatctttattagttttgaagatataaggttaccgaatttacccgtttttacccttttttaccccctaaacgttcgaatttccaaaaatcccttcttatcggatcgttttggggagggaggaacccacagttaaaatttcgtgattctagcttcagccgtttgggctgtgcgatgatgaatcagtcagtcagtcagtcagtcagtcagtcagtcagtcagtaacgttactcttttatatatatagacaatatccaaataaaatatttcatattgagaaacaaaaacttaacaacaacaaaatattgtatttatatctagctaaaacccggtgtgcttcgctacccgactactattcttgtcctaaataaaaatattgatggTAGAATAAACGTAAACAAATTTTGGACTCTATGTCTTATTGTATTCTATATATTATGGTGTCACGCCAACTAATCcaatgataagagagctattcggacaaagtttaaAGAATATCGTAATTCTAAttcttaaaatatgtaaaaataactttttacatTGTGTGGGAGTTGACTCACGCCCTGTTACGATCGCTTCCATTttaagactttcacaattatagttctcgagatattggaaaataactatttatgttgtatgataggtgccacgcccactaacacaatTCCGCCCATTTTTAGCCAAACTCCGTATAGTGACAAATACTTTTACGACAATAGTTCTTCAtagtatattcaaaattaaggatttacattgtatgggaggtgacacGCCTACTAATAcaataccgcccattttcagtcAAACTATTTACAATCATAAGGGAGATATTCGggtaaaattttaagacttccacaactatagttctccagatattctaaaattactttgtatggtaggGTTGTTCCGATCGGTCCTATTTTGTGTCATGCACTGATAAgtgtaaagtttgaagactgtcacaattatagttctgcagatattcgaaaattagTATTTTCTTGGTATGGGTTGTGCCACGCCTATTTTTGCAATTCCGCACAATGGTAGCGAAGCAAATTTCGCAAAGTTTTACGGCTTTTCCAATTATTATCCACTATATTCACCAGACacatatttactttttatgggaAGGGCCAggcccacttgaaatttcaaaatataaaagctATTGTTTCTTTAAGATATAGAAGAGTCATCGGTCCAGTGATTTAGGCTGCTATAAGTtacagacaaacaaacaaataaataaacagacattcattcatttttttatatatatctggatGACGTATAGTAAAGATAGGTTGGTATTAGCTAGTAGAATAttaaatgatgatgatgtttatttaaattgctttgcttttattttacatttgattttagtataaaatatatagCCAATAATGATGATGTGATACATACAACTAAAGTATGGAAAAAATGACTAATATTTTCTGGTTTTTGTGTGCAGGGAGaacaaaaacaaagcaaaacttttacatttttatttaaattcttaataaattaaatgacaaacacacaaaattaataatcACTTACCTCTAACTTTTTTGGCCGAGTCAAATGTTAATTTGACTTGTCCATTTATGGTTTGACCAGCATAATAAGTATTCCAGGGATTATCCAATTGTACCTCACAACCTTTAAGACCCATTTTATTTATaggatttcttttttattattattattcttttgaTCTAATCTATATTCGTTTTGAACACTTTGCTGTATTgcaattatttagttaattttgctAAATACTTTTACTTTTCACACACGCCCAATTGATTAAACTGTCGGTTCTTTAATACAAATCACAATACaataaaccactgtgcaaaatattttcactttcttCCACAACTTTACATACACAGAGttgctattttatttattttttttaaatttgcacttcTTCTTCCTTCGACGTACTTGTAACAACTACTTTTTGTCGTataattttgtttgcaaattcattccaaaaaaaacaaaatgcgaCAGAACATAACTTCATACAGTCACTGCACACGAACACATGTAATCATTACCTGCATGATAAAATTACTTTTCCTAGGTCATCGGTAACCTTCAAGCTCTTATGGGAATTTATATGGCTGCTTGAAAGGACTGCTTGTTGtcaagcaggtttttatttgcGCTGCCGTTCCAGTCTGGGAATGTTCCCAAAAAATACGACTCTGTACGAACAGGGCTGCAAAACATAATGTCAGAAAACTACAACTAAACACTGTTGCCAGATTTAAGGGCATTTTGTCGATTTTTGATTGTAAAAATGGCCAAGTGAAATTTGCCGATTTtacctagcgtttacacatgcaagtaacagttcgaaaaacacaatacattcacacttttgcactaacacaagCACACATGCAGCCACTTACAGCTCACTGCCTAGTGAATTTCGATGGACAGTGATTTTTTGACACTTACTGCAATAAAGTGTCAAAAACACAAACAGAGTTgcctaactaaaaaaatttaaaaaaaattactggattgtggtaaaataattattatatttttaacttattttatgtatatttgtaaaaaaaatagttttttctcttcaaatatgaataaagaacgctattaaattaatttaagagcACTAATCTCattaaagtaataataataattatttataacaattatttccctacaaatatatgtatgtggtaTCCTAGGCAACTCTTAATAATAATGTGTTTACGTTTtgacgacatttttaaaatgaacttttacttgcatgtgtaaacgctcaagcaacttgtagacatttcgatgtattttcgacattttcgataataatacgTATTCTCAACTTTCCTCaatctacttgcatgtgtaaacgcaccGTTAGTCCTCAAAATGACAGAATAAAACTTTAATGTTTCTGTAAGaagatatatgaaaaatataaacagaatttaaagagattaaattatttgatttggaaaaaagttgTTACAGAATTATTACgttctatatgaaaatatatttattttgtttgtaaaatgtttttccaaattgttgATTTCTTCCAAATTACGCTTTATTATACTTTATCAACTCAATAAACTTTAAAACTAAAGTATTGGCGATAGATTTTGTTTTACAGGTAAATGtgtctgtttttttaatatttgcaaaTTCTTGTCATATTAAAACTTGTTATATGGAATTATAGctttttgatttgaattaaatataaattatatttgattaaATTGAATTAGTTTTAGTATTATTCAAGCTTAAATATCAGGTATTAAAAGAACGGCTAACTGGCACACTTATAACACTGATAGTCAAGCTTCAATAAAATGTCTGATAGGTGTGTAAACAACATCTAATCTGGTCCAGGAAGGCCGTTTATCCTTAAATAGCATATGTGGACATAGACATACAATAGGGTTCATTATGACTGACGGAGACATataggcctgtcacagaattccatttcgATCGAAAGTTGTATTTTGTTtcttcaaaaaaagtaaaacgaaaatatttttcagaatgAAAATACCATTCCGAGGGTGAACAATATATCTTCTTGGATTACAAAGCTTTCGTCTAAGCAATGTAGTGGTGGTGATAACCATGCGAAGTGCCTGAGACTATTTACCACTTATGCTTATTAGGTTTCTAGGACATCATTCCTTTAACAGTCTTTCTGAACTATTGGACATAAAGTTGGAAAGCATTAAAGTCTTTATAAGAATGGGATGGAATATTAGTTGGCTACCAACTTATTAATTTTCTTCTTCTCTGACCTCCTCCTCTGAAACAGAAATATTGTGAATATTAACAgaataaaaatcaagaaaatataaagtaGGGATCTTGATTTGTTACAAATTCAATTTATGAATTCGataattcaatacatttattataattctataagaaatttctttatttttcataaaaagaaaatcaaataagaaaattagcaacaggatttttattattaataatggcAACCCTGATTAACTTCGAAAACTCCTGCACTCTGCAATAAAATAAGAAGAAGCAATTTTACAGAAAAGTGAAGAAGAAAAACATCAATTTTGCAAAACACACAGAAAAAACCGGAAAATATTCAGACAATTCtatagttttttcttttcaattttgtttaataattccaaaaacaaacaaaattaatcaaaaattaCAGTAATAGTagaataaaacaagaaaatcaTGTCGCTTTTTCGCAaacccaaaaaaatacaaagacgAGTTTTTTCAAGCACGTTGGATGATGATGAGGACGCCAATGGTGGTGGCAGTAATGCATCTGCCAAAGATTCACGAAAATCCAATGATGATGAAATGGATGTAGATAATAATGGCGATCTTATAGCACCGCCTCCACCACAAATATCAGCAAAATCGGAGAAAAAAAAGAGTAAGGATAGTAAATCAAAAGCGTCTACAAGCAAAAAAGAAGTTGTTGGAGGAGGAGGTGTTGGGGATGTGGGTAAAACGAAGGCT
The nucleotide sequence above comes from Calliphora vicina chromosome 1, idCalVici1.1, whole genome shotgun sequence. Encoded proteins:
- the LOC135949611 gene encoding arrestin domain-containing protein 17; amino-acid sequence: MGLKGCEVQLDNPWNTYYAGQTINGQVKLTFDSAKKVRGIIIRFVGEANTEWSETRKVTSSEGREEDETTTFKGHEEYFQIQYYLLGGKNSAEIELPAGTHTYPFTCALPPTLPSSFEGEFGHVRYTIKVTLDRPWKFDQDMKMAFTVISPVDLNLNPRVKEPFKLELEKSFCCFCCKSGPLSVITSIPVTGYVSGQIIPITCECDNASNVGITAVKFVLRKRVTFNTTQPRAEKKESKITIAELSIGPVAGGESRTFSQQLEIPALPPTNLVNCGVIALDYDLHIECDVSGPHRNLSGNIPITLGTIPLASFKPPAPYTDVPAQVVPQQPTDDPSMAPTQPVSPASPPEGQGGAMGWNVADSAGGQLYPNIPPPQFVETQFRAPKITGRDDSEHTQVIGEANFSPRYPTFQFNPSAPQM